From Halomarina ordinaria:
CGCCGCGACGTCCGCGTCCTCGGCCAGCCCGAACCAGTACCCCCCCGAGGAAGTCGCGGAGAGGTCGTCGGTCGGTGCGTGGGGGTCGGCCGCGGCGAGGAGCGACCGGACCGTCCGGAGCAGGGCCTCGTCGTCGTGGACGAACGACACCCCGACCGACCCCGACGACTCCCGGAAGCAGACGGTACCGCACGCTTCGAGCACCCCGCGAACCAGTTGTGGGCGGTCGTCGGCGAACGCGTCGAACCGATAGCCCCCCGGGTGCCCGTCGACCGGGAGGCCGAGGGCGGCGCCGGCGCGGTCGGCCGGCGCGCCGACCACCCGGAGTTCGAACTCGTCCTCGAACCGGACGACCGAGGCGTCGTGTGACGACTCCCGCGGGGCGACCCGGTGGTCGTGGTCGGCCCGGTCGGTCCCGGCGACGGCCGCCAGCGCGTCCGCCGCCGTCTCGTCGCCCGTCCGCACGGTCACGCACTCGCGCGTCAGTTCGCCGTCGCCGGCGACGCGCCCCCAGAAGTACGCCGTCCCGGGCGTCGCCGCGAGCAGGTCGTCGGCCGGGGCCGGCGTCGCGGCCCCGCGCTCGGCGTCACTCATCGTCCTCCTCTCGCTGCACGTCGATGGCGTCGAGCGGACAGGCGCGGGCGGCCTGTCTGGCGTCGGCCAGTCGGTCGTCCGCGAAGGCGACGACGAGTTCGCCGTCCTCGTCGCGCACCCGCCGACCGCCGTCGACCGTCGCCAGGCCGCCCGCCGCCTCGACGAAGCGGTCGTCCCGCACGAGGCAGGCGAAGACGCCGTCACAGGCGCGCCTGTCGAGGCGAACGCGGTACTCAGTAGTCATACTTGGACTCGTAGCCCCGCGGCGTCACCATCCGGCCGTCCCAGACGTACGTCTCCTCGTTGCCGACGATGATAGTCGTGGTCATGTCCACGAGCTCCGTCTCGCCGAGCGCTTCCAGCTCCCGGAGTTCGACGACCTCGACCCGTTCGTCGTCGCGCCCCGCGCCGTGGACGACTCCCACGGGGGTCTCGGGCGCGCGGTGTTCGAGGAGTATCTCGCAGCACGTCCGGAAGTTCTCCCGGCGCTTGCGGCTCCAGGGGTTGTAGATGGCGACGGTGAACCCCTCAGACGCGACCGCGTGCAGGCGCGACTCGATGGTCGCCATCGACGTCAGGTGGTCCGACAGCGAGATGCTGACGGTGTCGTTCACGAGCGGCGCGCCCAGGCGCGCGCCGCAGGACTGGGCGGCCGGCACGCCCGGGACCACCTCGAAGTCGACGGCCTCCGCGCTCGCACCCTTCGACTCGAGTATCTCGAGGGTCAGCCCGGCCAGCGCGTAGACGTTCGGGTCGCCGCTCCCGACGATGGCGACGTCGTGGCCGGCGAGCGCGCGGTCGACCGCCTCCTCCGTGCGCGACACCTCGCCGCACATCGGCGTGTCGTACAGTTCCTCGGCGGACTCCGTGACCTCCTCCGGCAGGAGGTCGACGTACGTCGTGTAGCCGACGACGTGCTCCGCCTCCAGGAGCGCCCCGCGGGCGCGCTGGGTCATCCCCTCCGGCTGTCCCGGTCCGAGGCCGACCGCGACGAGTCGTCCGGGGTCGGCGTCGAAGTCGGCGACTGTCGAGCCGACTCGCTCGTCGGTCGCCGCCTTCTTCGACCCGCAGCGCGACCCGGACGACGAGGTGGACCCGCCGCAGGCGGACGTGCCCTCGTCGGCGTCCGTCGCGGTGTCGGTCGCGTCCGCGTTCGCGGCGTCGCTCGCGCCGCAACTGGTCTCGGTGTCTGTGCTCGTCTCGGTGGTGGTGTCGTCGGTGCTCATTCTCAGAAGTCGTCGACGTCACGCCCGCCGCGCGGGGTGACGAGGTATTCGCCGTGGTCGTTCTCCCAGACCGCCGTCTCGTGGGTGCCGACGAGGATGGAGGTGCCCATCCCGCCGACGTCGTCGTCGTGGTCGGTCGCCTCGCCGAGGGTGGTGATGGTGTGCGTCTCGTCGTCCAGGTTCCGGCCCGCGTCGCCCCGGCCGGCGTCGTTGAAGATACCGACCGGGACGTCGTCGGCGCGCTCCTCGCGGACGACGGCGATGGCACGCTCGTAGTCGCGCCAGCAGTTGTAGAGGACGATGACGAAGCCGCTGATGGCCGCGGCGCGCAGTTTCTCCGCTATCTCGTCCCACCCGCGCCACTTGTCGGACAGCGAGACGGTGCAGAAGTCGTTCGACAGCGGCGCCCCGAGGTTCGCCGCCCCGCCGAGGGCCGCCGTCACGCCGGGGACCACCTCGATGGGGACGTCGTAGGCTCCCTCGGCCTCCGCCATCGTGAACAGGAGGTCGCTCTTGCCGTAGACGTTCGGGTCGCCGCCCGAGACGTGCGCGACGTCCTCGCCGGCCCGGACGCGCGCGAACGCCTCGCGGGCCAGTTCGACCTGTCGACCCATCGTCGAGCGGACGACCGTCTGTCGCGTCCCGTCGGGCCGTTCGAGGACGGTGCCGGACGCCTCCCCCGCCGTCGTCCCGCCGTCGGGCGCGGCGTCGACCTCGGCGCTCTCGGGCGGGAGCGTCCCGTCGCGCCGGAGGAACTCCTGGTAGAGGGTCGACGCCACGACGCAGTCGGCGGTGGCGACGACGTCCGTGGCTCGCTGGGTCATCGCGTGCGGGAGGCCGGGGCCGATGCCGACGACGTAGAGGGTGCCCGTCGCGTCGTCCGGGGTGTCCGTGTCGACCATCCTATCGCCCCACCGCGACGGTGACGGCGTCGTCGAACCGCTCTTTCTCCCGGAGGAGGTCGTGCTCGCGCCCCCCGGCGATGGCCGACGCCTCGGCGACGCCCGGCCAGCCGATGAGTTCCTTCGAGCGCGAGGGGGAGGGCCCCTCGAACGCCTCCAGCGTGGTCTTCTCGAAGAGGACGACGCCGGCCCCGATTTCGCGGGCGGCGTCGTACAGGCCCTTCTCGCCCTCCTTTCGGGTGCCGGTGGCGACGAAGTCCACGGCCGTGAGGTCGAGGTCGAGGTCGTCGAGGGCGGCCGTCCAGGCGTCGAGCACCTGTCGTTTCTCCACCCCCGAGACGGTCCCCGTCCCGAGGACGACGCCGTCGTCCGCGTTGCGCCGGAGGACGGTCACGTCGTCGCCGACGAGGACGGCCCGGGGGCCGTCGAGGCGCGCGACGGGGCCGAGGTCGTCGTTCAGGACGGCGAGGTTCGTCGCGACCGTGGAGTCACCGTTGACGACGTGGGCGTCGAGCGCCTTCGCCTTGCTCTCGACGCCCTGCTTGCCCGCGGCCTCGCTGGCGGTCGTCATCGCGGGGACCGCGCCCAGCCGTGCGAGGTCGCCCGCGACCTGGTTCGCGCCGTGGTGACCGCCCGTGATGGGGATGGCCCACGTGAGTTCCTCGTCGACGACCACGATGGCGGGGTCGTCCCACTTGTCGTCGAGCAGCGGCGCGGTCTTGCGCATCGCGATACCCGAGGCCATCAGCCCGACGAAGCAGTCGTACTCGCCCCAGTGCTCCGCGAAGACGTCGCCGTGGTACTCGACGATGTCGACGCGCGCGTAGCCGTCGCCGATGCCGTCGCGGATCTCGCGGGCGGTGTCGAGCTTTCGCTCGAAGCTGATTATCGCTATCTCCTCGGCCACCTCCCCGTCGGAGTCGGGGGTCGCGCAGTGGCCGGCCGATTCGTCCGCGTCCGTCTCGTCCGTCTCGTTCGTGTTCGTACTCATGGTTCAGTCGTCCGCCTCGCCCTCGTCCGGGCCGCGGTTCGCCCAGTCGCCGTAGAGGTAGGAGCGCTCGTAGCCCGCCTTCCGCGCCGCGTCCCCGATGACGACCATCGCGGAGGCGCGATAGCCCGCCGTCTCCAGTCGCTCGCCGATGGTCTCGATGGTGCCCTCGACGACGTCCTCGTCCGGCCACGACGCGTGGTAGACGACCGCGACCGGCGTCTCCGGGTCGTGCCCGTCCGCGAGGAGGCGGTCCATCGTCTCGCCGACCGCGTGCGTCCCGAGGTAGAGACAGGTCGTAACGTCGCCCATCCCGACGAACGCGCCGACGTGGTCGTCGTCGGGGTCGAGGGTCTTCCCCTGCGGGCGAGTGAACGCGACGTGGTTGGCCACGCCGTTCAGCGTGAGTTGCGTCCGGAGCGTCGCGCTCGCCGCGAACGCCGAGGTGACGCCCGGGACGAGGTAGGTCGGCACGCCCTCGTGTTCGAGCGCGTCCATCTGCTCGACCGCCGCGCCGTATATCGCGGGGTCGCCGCTGTGGAGGCGTGCGACGGTCCGCCCGGCCTCGTAGGTGTCCCGCATCAGCGGGACCAGTTCCTCGAGGTCCCTGCCGACGCTCGACACCTGCTCGGCGTCGGCGCAGTACGCCTCGAGGAGGTCGCTGTTGACCAGCGAGCCGGCGTGGACGACGAGGTCGGCCGCCTCCACCAGCCGCCTGCCGGTGACCGTGAGCAGGCCGGGGTCGCCGGGACCGGCGCCGATGAAGGGGATGCCCTCCTGGACCTCGCCGGCCGTCCGCTCCTCGATTCGGGGGTCGCGCTCCGTCGCCCGGGCGGCCGCCGTCGCGTCGATGGCTTCCTGCGGGTCGGTCATCGCGACCACCCGCCGGGGCGTTCGTCGCCGCAGGCCTCGCCCTCGGCGCACTCCTCCCTGGCGACGTCGGCCGTCGCGCCCGACCGGCGTCGAACCGTCGGTCGGGGTCCGCCGTCGGTCTTCGTCACCGACTCGGCGTCGCTGGCGAAGGCCGCGGTCGCGACGTCCGAGTCGAGCCCGCGCTTCTCGGCGTAGGCCAGCGTGTAGTAGTCGCGGTCGGTCAGGTCGTCGGGGTCGTCAGTCACGACCGTCTCGCCCGCGTCCATGTAGAGGCGACGACCGTACACGACGTCGTAGCCGGCGTCGACGAGTCGCTCGTGGGTCGCCGGCACGTCGGTGACCTTGAACAGCACCAGCCGGTCCGGCCCCGTCGGGGCCGCTCCACGCGGGGCCTCGCGGAGCGTGAGGCTCGCGCCGGACGCCACCTCGACGCCGAGCGCCGTCGTGAAGGCGGTGACGGCGCTCACCCCCGGGACGACGTCGACGTCGACGTCCGGGTGGAAGGCCGCGAGCGTCCGCCGCAGGTGGCCGAACGTCGAGTAGACGTTCGGGTCGCCGAGCGTGACGAACGCGACGGTCCCGTCGCGGGCCTCCGGTGCGATTTCGGCGGCGGCCGCCCGCCAGGCCCGCCGGAGTTCGTCCTCGTCGCGGGTCATGGGGAAGTCGACGTCGCCGATGCGGTCCGGCGACACGTACTCGGTCGCCACCGACCGCGAGAGGCGTCCCGGCGAGTACACCACGTCCGCGGTCTCGAGGACGCGCCGCCCGCGGACCGTCACGAGGTCCGCGTCCCCCGGGCCGAGGCCGACGCCGTAGAGGCTCATCGGCCCCTCCCGCCGTCGGTCGCCCCCTCGTCGGCCCCGCCGACCAGCATGTAGACGGGGTTGTCCGAGTCGAAACTCGTCGCGCCGGCGAGGTCGTACCCGTGGCTCACCTGGAACTGGACGACCTCGTCGAGGAGTCCCCGTTCGCGGAACGCCTCGGTGGCGCGTCCCGCGACTTCGAGGCGTGACACGTTCATCACGACGCGGGCGACCCCGGTCTCGACCGCGTGGTCGAGGACCGCCTCGTAGTTCCGACTCCCGCCGAGGAACAGGACGTCCGCGTCGTCCGGCAGTCCCTCCGGGGCTTCGGTCGCCCAGAGGGTCACGTTGCCGCCGGCGTCGTTGGCGGCGAGGTTCTTTCTGGTGGTCTCGATTCGTCCCGGCTTTCGTTCCAGCGCGGTCACCCGACCGGCCCGCCGCGCCGCCTCGACGGTGACGGCGCCGGTGCACGAACCGACCTCCACGAGGTGGTCGGCCGGACCGATGTCGAGTTTACCGAGAAGGACGGCCCTGACCTCCGGTTTCGTCGGCCCGGCCTTCGCGTCGTGTGGAAGCGATACCTGCGCCATGAGGCAACACAACTACCGTGGGACGTAAAACAATTTTGGTTGTTTTAGAAAAAGCTCACTTGGGGAAGTGGGCGAGAACGACGCCGTATCGAAACCACACACGAGCTAAGGCAAAATTACTTTAATTGCCGGCTCGGATTGGGGGTCAATGGCGATGGACGCGGACGAGTCCGACGAGTTCGGCGTTCTCCGGAGCAAACGGAACGCGACCAGATACCAGATTCTGGTCCAGATAGCGGACCGCCAGCCGGCCGTCAACCAGCGGGAGATAGCCGACGCGATCGGTATCACCGCCCAGGCCGTGAGCGACTACCTCCGGGGACTGGTCGAGCAGGGCTACGTCGAGAAACACGGTCGCGGGCGCTACGAGGTGACGAAGGAGGGCGTCGACTGGCTCATCTCACAGACCGACGAGCTACGTCACTTCGTCCAGCACGTCTCCGAGGACGTCCTCGGCCAGGTGGAGATAGAGACGGCCGTCGCCACGACGGCCGTCGCGGAGGGACAGACCGTCTCGGTGACGATGCGCGACGGCGTGCTCCGGGCGATGGCCGGCGACACCGGGAACGCAACCGCAGTTGCGGTGACGACCGCGGACGCCGGCCAGGACGTGGGCGTCACGGACTTCGAGGGCGTCGTCGAGTACGACCTCGGGACGGTGACGGTCGTCTCGGTCCCGGCGGTCCAGGACGGCGGAAGTGCGGCGGTCGACCCCGATGGCGTCACGGCGCTGGCCGAGACGCACGACCTGCTCGCGGTGGCCGGGACCGAGGCGTTGGTCGCCGCCCGGTCGGCCGCCCTCGAACCGGACGTCCGGTTCGGTAGCCCCGCGGCCGTCGCGGAGGCGGCGACGAAGGGACTCGACGTCCTGTTGCTCGCGTCGACGGACCTGCTCTCGGCGCACACCGACCGCCTCCGCGACCAGAACCTCGGCTACGAGGTCGTGGACCCCGCCGAGGAGTAAGACCGGTCGACGCTCCGTCGCGCTCTCGTCCTCGCCGTCGCTCGGACAGAAATGCGCCGTCCGGGAATTGAACCCGGGCTATTGGCTTGGGAAGCCAATGTCCTACCACTGGACCAACGGCGCTCGCTCGTTTCGTTCGCCCCGAGCCTCGCAGTCCCTCCGGCACTGCTCGACACCGGCGCTCGCGTACGCAGGTTCCGCGCGCCTCCACTTCAACGTAGCGTTTCTCCCTATCGGACGAACGTCCAGAAACCGAGCGACGGAAGGCAGGTATTTGATAGCTCGGTCCCTGTCTCGGGACATGAGCGAACTCCGGTCGTACGCCATCGAGGACCTCCCGGTCGACCTCCGCCTCTCCGAGGGCGAACTCGACGCACACCGTGACCACATCACGACGTTCATCGCGGACATCGTCGACGACGCGGGCGCGAACGGCGCGGTCCTCGGTCTCTCGGGTGGCATCGACAGCACGCTGACGGCGTACCTCGCGGTGGAAGCGCTCGGCGCGGCGGGCGTTCGCGGGCTGGTGCTCCCGAGCGACGTCAACACCGACGAGAACATGAGCGACGCCGAGCGCGTCGCGGAGACGCTCGGCATCGAGTACGACGTCGTCGACATCAACCCCATCGTCGAGGCGTTCTTCGAGGCCTACCCCGAGGAGGGCGTCGACCGACTCGTCGAGACGGACCCCTACCGGACCGCCGCCGGGAACGTCCGGGTGCGCACCCGCGGCGTGCTCAACTACTTCGTCGCCAACGCCGAGGGCCGCCTCGTCCTCGGGACGGGCAACCGCAGCGAGACGCTCACCGGCTACTACACCAAGTACGGCGACCAGGCGGTCGACTGCAACCCCATCGGCAACCTCTACAAACTCCAGGTCCGCCAGCTCGCGGCCCACGTCGGCGTCCCCGACGACCTCGTCGAGAAGCCACCGAGCGCGGAGATGTGGGTCGGCCAGACCGACGAGGAGGAGATGGGCCTCACCTACGACCTGCTCGACGCCATCCTCGCGCTGCACGTCGACGGGCCGCTCTCCGCGACGGCGACGATGCGAACCCTCGGCGTCGACGAGGCGGCCATCGACCGCGTCGAGGAACTGTACGCCCAGAGCGAACACAAGCGCCACATGCCGCCCGCGCCGACGCCGCTCGGGCTCTGACGGTCCGGCCCACCCCATCCCTCGTCCATCCCTCGTCTCGTTCACCGTCCTCGCGGTCGCCCTCGCTATCGCTTGCTATCGCTCGTTCTCGGGGTTCCCCTCGCCCTCACGTCCGGTCCCGCCGCCCAGCGCCGCCGCGTGTTCCTCGACCAGTCGCGCGAACGCCGCACGCTCGCGCTCCTCGCGGTCGGCGACGGACTCGACCGGTCGCATCAGCCGCTTTATCTCGTCGAGGGCGGGGCCGTCGTTGTCGGCGACTTCGCGTGCGACCACGTGGGGGTCCCGCCGGACGCGCGAGACGAGGCCCATCCGCAGGGCCTCCTCCGCGTCGACGACCCGCCCCGAGAGCGCGAGGTCGAGCGCGTCGCCGTGGCCCACGACGCGTTCGAGGCGGTGGGTACCCCCCCAGGCACCGAAGAGACCGAAGGTGGCGCCGGGTTCGGCGAAGGTGGCCTCGGGCGTCGCCACCCGGAGGTCGCAGGCGAGCGCGAGTTCGACCCCACCCCCGCGGGCGGCGCCGTCGATACCGGCGACGACGACGGCGGGAGACTCCTCGATGGCCCGGGCGACCCGCTGGCCGAGGCGGGCGAACTCGGCGGCCGCACTCGGGTCCGTCTCGCTCTCGCGGGCGACGGCGCCCACCGCGTCGAGGTCGGCGCCGGCACAGAACGCCGCCCCCGCCCCGTGGAGGTAGACGACGGGGGTCGGGGGGTCGGTCACGGCGTCGTCGAGCGCGTCGAGGCCCTCGGGCGTCAGTGCGTTGCGTCGGTCCGGTCGGTCGAGGGTGACGGTGCGGACCCGGTCCGCGT
This genomic window contains:
- a CDS encoding cobalt-precorrin-4/precorrin-4 C(11)-methyltransferase; its protein translation is MTDPQEAIDATAAARATERDPRIEERTAGEVQEGIPFIGAGPGDPGLLTVTGRRLVEAADLVVHAGSLVNSDLLEAYCADAEQVSSVGRDLEELVPLMRDTYEAGRTVARLHSGDPAIYGAAVEQMDALEHEGVPTYLVPGVTSAFAASATLRTQLTLNGVANHVAFTRPQGKTLDPDDDHVGAFVGMGDVTTCLYLGTHAVGETMDRLLADGHDPETPVAVVYHASWPDEDVVEGTIETIGERLETAGYRASAMVVIGDAARKAGYERSYLYGDWANRGPDEGEADD
- a CDS encoding cobalamin biosynthesis protein, with protein sequence MSDAERGAATPAPADDLLAATPGTAYFWGRVAGDGELTRECVTVRTGDETAADALAAVAGTDRADHDHRVAPRESSHDASVVRFEDEFELRVVGAPADRAGAALGLPVDGHPGGYRFDAFADDRPQLVRGVLEACGTVCFRESSGSVGVSFVHDDEALLRTVRSLLAAADPHAPTDDLSATSSGGYWFGLAEDADVAAFARWVYAGSDDSGLYSAERRRKLRRSVERATGRGVGDLSR
- a CDS encoding cobalt-factor II C(20)-methyltransferase; translation: MSLYGVGLGPGDADLVTVRGRRVLETADVVYSPGRLSRSVATEYVSPDRIGDVDFPMTRDEDELRRAWRAAAAEIAPEARDGTVAFVTLGDPNVYSTFGHLRRTLAAFHPDVDVDVVPGVSAVTAFTTALGVEVASGASLTLREAPRGAAPTGPDRLVLFKVTDVPATHERLVDAGYDVVYGRRLYMDAGETVVTDDPDDLTDRDYYTLAYAEKRGLDSDVATAAFASDAESVTKTDGGPRPTVRRRSGATADVAREECAEGEACGDERPGGWSR
- the cbiT gene encoding precorrin-6Y C5,15-methyltransferase (decarboxylating) subunit CbiT, with product MAQVSLPHDAKAGPTKPEVRAVLLGKLDIGPADHLVEVGSCTGAVTVEAARRAGRVTALERKPGRIETTRKNLAANDAGGNVTLWATEAPEGLPDDADVLFLGGSRNYEAVLDHAVETGVARVVMNVSRLEVAGRATEAFRERGLLDEVVQFQVSHGYDLAGATSFDSDNPVYMLVGGADEGATDGGRGR
- the cobJ gene encoding precorrin-3B C(17)-methyltransferase, which codes for MSTDDTTTETSTDTETSCGASDAANADATDTATDADEGTSACGGSTSSSGSRCGSKKAATDERVGSTVADFDADPGRLVAVGLGPGQPEGMTQRARGALLEAEHVVGYTTYVDLLPEEVTESAEELYDTPMCGEVSRTEEAVDRALAGHDVAIVGSGDPNVYALAGLTLEILESKGASAEAVDFEVVPGVPAAQSCGARLGAPLVNDTVSISLSDHLTSMATIESRLHAVASEGFTVAIYNPWSRKRRENFRTCCEILLEHRAPETPVGVVHGAGRDDERVEVVELRELEALGETELVDMTTTIIVGNEETYVWDGRMVTPRGYESKYDY
- a CDS encoding precorrin-3B C(17)-methyltransferase, yielding MVDTDTPDDATGTLYVVGIGPGLPHAMTQRATDVVATADCVVASTLYQEFLRRDGTLPPESAEVDAAPDGGTTAGEASGTVLERPDGTRQTVVRSTMGRQVELAREAFARVRAGEDVAHVSGGDPNVYGKSDLLFTMAEAEGAYDVPIEVVPGVTAALGGAANLGAPLSNDFCTVSLSDKWRGWDEIAEKLRAAAISGFVIVLYNCWRDYERAIAVVREERADDVPVGIFNDAGRGDAGRNLDDETHTITTLGEATDHDDDVGGMGTSILVGTHETAVWENDHGEYLVTPRGGRDVDDF
- a CDS encoding enoyl-CoA hydratase/isomerase family protein, which codes for MIRTRDADRVRTVTLDRPDRRNALTPEGLDALDDAVTDPPTPVVYLHGAGAAFCAGADLDAVGAVARESETDPSAAAEFARLGQRVARAIEESPAVVVAGIDGAARGGGVELALACDLRVATPEATFAEPGATFGLFGAWGGTHRLERVVGHGDALDLALSGRVVDAEEALRMGLVSRVRRDPHVVAREVADNDGPALDEIKRLMRPVESVADREERERAAFARLVEEHAAALGGGTGREGEGNPENER
- a CDS encoding ferredoxin, which gives rise to MTTEYRVRLDRRACDGVFACLVRDDRFVEAAGGLATVDGGRRVRDEDGELVVAFADDRLADARQAARACPLDAIDVQREEDDE
- the cbiG gene encoding cobalt-precorrin 5A hydrolase, producing the protein MSTNTNETDETDADESAGHCATPDSDGEVAEEIAIISFERKLDTAREIRDGIGDGYARVDIVEYHGDVFAEHWGEYDCFVGLMASGIAMRKTAPLLDDKWDDPAIVVVDEELTWAIPITGGHHGANQVAGDLARLGAVPAMTTASEAAGKQGVESKAKALDAHVVNGDSTVATNLAVLNDDLGPVARLDGPRAVLVGDDVTVLRRNADDGVVLGTGTVSGVEKRQVLDAWTAALDDLDLDLTAVDFVATGTRKEGEKGLYDAAREIGAGVVLFEKTTLEAFEGPSPSRSKELIGWPGVAEASAIAGGREHDLLREKERFDDAVTVAVGR
- a CDS encoding DUF7839 domain-containing protein, coding for MAMDADESDEFGVLRSKRNATRYQILVQIADRQPAVNQREIADAIGITAQAVSDYLRGLVEQGYVEKHGRGRYEVTKEGVDWLISQTDELRHFVQHVSEDVLGQVEIETAVATTAVAEGQTVSVTMRDGVLRAMAGDTGNATAVAVTTADAGQDVGVTDFEGVVEYDLGTVTVVSVPAVQDGGSAAVDPDGVTALAETHDLLAVAGTEALVAARSAALEPDVRFGSPAAVAEAATKGLDVLLLASTDLLSAHTDRLRDQNLGYEVVDPAEE
- a CDS encoding NAD+ synthase translates to MSELRSYAIEDLPVDLRLSEGELDAHRDHITTFIADIVDDAGANGAVLGLSGGIDSTLTAYLAVEALGAAGVRGLVLPSDVNTDENMSDAERVAETLGIEYDVVDINPIVEAFFEAYPEEGVDRLVETDPYRTAAGNVRVRTRGVLNYFVANAEGRLVLGTGNRSETLTGYYTKYGDQAVDCNPIGNLYKLQVRQLAAHVGVPDDLVEKPPSAEMWVGQTDEEEMGLTYDLLDAILALHVDGPLSATATMRTLGVDEAAIDRVEELYAQSEHKRHMPPAPTPLGL